The proteins below come from a single Halobacillus salinarum genomic window:
- a CDS encoding helix-turn-helix transcriptional regulator — protein sequence MSKADNMLAILWLLKTKKRMTAKQLANELEIHIRSVYRYIDSLCASGVPIIADSGHNGGYSLLHDLTKAPLFFDIEEQKALVHASKFAEEAGYPYGDALNRAVSKLKRYTNPNQSEEIDRHEKGIDVISPKPDFSLNSFLQDLEISVADGKTLTIVYQKGYQASLKERRVDPYGLTYWNGKWYIIAYCHLRRNIRSFRVDRIQSLSTTDAIFKKPESFSSRQFFLQNLLPDWENQNQLLTICIQGAPHAINDLCDHWLFGHALVERSKDRVYFKLDESAISTYVPNFLLLYGTAVEVLEPTFLKEKLVDTVSKLLHHHQKSELD from the coding sequence ATGTCCAAGGCTGATAATATGCTCGCTATTTTATGGTTGCTAAAAACGAAAAAACGGATGACTGCTAAACAATTGGCGAATGAACTTGAGATCCATATTCGAAGTGTCTATCGCTACATTGATTCGTTGTGTGCCAGCGGCGTTCCAATTATAGCTGATTCCGGGCATAACGGTGGGTATTCTTTGCTTCATGACTTGACTAAAGCTCCACTTTTTTTTGACATAGAGGAACAAAAGGCACTTGTCCATGCGTCCAAATTTGCGGAAGAGGCTGGTTACCCCTACGGTGACGCATTAAATCGAGCGGTTTCCAAGCTGAAAAGATACACAAATCCGAATCAATCAGAGGAAATTGACCGTCACGAAAAGGGAATTGATGTGATTAGTCCTAAACCTGATTTTTCTTTGAATTCGTTTCTTCAGGATTTGGAAATATCAGTGGCGGATGGCAAAACTCTCACCATAGTGTATCAAAAAGGATACCAAGCCTCCTTGAAAGAACGTCGGGTTGATCCATATGGATTGACGTATTGGAATGGAAAATGGTACATCATTGCCTATTGCCATTTGCGACGTAATATACGCAGCTTTCGAGTGGATCGCATTCAATCCCTATCCACTACAGATGCTATATTCAAAAAGCCAGAGAGTTTTTCAAGTCGTCAGTTTTTCCTTCAAAATCTTTTACCTGATTGGGAAAATCAGAATCAACTACTGACGATTTGCATTCAAGGTGCTCCGCATGCCATTAATGATCTATGTGATCACTGGTTGTTTGGACACGCTCTTGTGGAACGATCAAAAGATCGGGTTTATTTTAAACTAGATGAAAGTGCCATTTCGACTTACGTTCCAAATTTTTTGCTTCTTTATGGAACAGCTGTTGAAGTTTTAGAACCAACTTTTTTAAAGGAAAAATTAGTTGACACTGTTTCAAAATTACTTCATCATCACCAAAAATCCGAACTTGACTGA
- a CDS encoding bifunctional DNA primase/polymerase, with the protein MKRKSIIKHALYYRKIGLYPFPVMGKIPLFKNWNKKILTPEEIINGFYQGGKLIEFSNRTNIGILTGHKVDILDIDSTEALLNLKKNGAFPNTPVAKTNRGYHVYFKHSPHLKSCSPISQVDFQSTGKFVVAPPSLHSSGNKYKFIIHPKDAAFARLPNWLDQKISAQIKAQSRPQQNDYNHGENVNWYNYFSKYVLNIKKQNSDWLTGLCPFHEDHNNSFAFSPNHGGWICFANCGQGNGYQFLEKVKRDLMEDTKNEI; encoded by the coding sequence ATGAAGAGAAAATCAATAATAAAACACGCTCTTTATTATCGAAAAATCGGATTGTACCCCTTTCCAGTTATGGGCAAGATCCCATTGTTTAAAAATTGGAATAAAAAAATTCTCACACCCGAGGAAATCATAAATGGTTTTTATCAAGGAGGTAAGTTAATTGAGTTTTCGAATCGAACAAACATAGGGATTCTTACAGGTCACAAAGTTGATATTTTAGATATTGACTCTACCGAGGCTTTATTGAATTTAAAGAAGAATGGAGCATTTCCTAACACACCAGTAGCAAAAACTAATCGTGGATACCATGTTTATTTTAAACATTCCCCCCACCTTAAATCATGCAGTCCTATTTCCCAAGTAGATTTTCAAAGCACAGGGAAATTTGTGGTGGCTCCTCCATCCTTACATTCGAGTGGAAATAAGTACAAATTTATTATCCACCCCAAAGATGCAGCGTTTGCTCGATTACCAAATTGGTTGGATCAAAAAATTTCTGCTCAAATAAAAGCACAATCCCGACCCCAACAAAACGATTACAACCATGGGGAAAATGTTAACTGGTATAACTATTTTTCGAAGTATGTACTGAATATAAAGAAACAAAATTCAGATTGGTTAACTGGCTTGTGTCCTTTTCACGAGGATCATAATAACTCTTTTGCATTTAGTCCTAATCACGGTGGGTGGATCTGTTTTGCCAACTGTGGCCAAGGGAACGGGTATCAATTTTTAGAAAAAGTAAAAAGAGATTTAATGGAGGATACAAAAAATGAAATATAA
- a CDS encoding SgcJ/EcaC family oxidoreductase, with protein MEEKLVQVQNVYSRLIQAWNDRHAEGMAELFSEDGEMIGFDGSQEFGTAAILKHLTPIFDTHPTPPFVTKIKEVKFLSADVALVRAIAGMIPPGEKGLNPDFHTHHTLVAVYEEGRFQIELFQNTPAQFHGRPELVNQMTEELNKED; from the coding sequence ATGGAAGAAAAATTAGTCCAAGTCCAAAACGTATATTCCCGGCTCATTCAAGCATGGAATGACCGACATGCAGAAGGAATGGCTGAGTTGTTTTCCGAAGACGGTGAAATGATCGGGTTTGACGGCAGTCAGGAATTTGGGACGGCAGCCATTCTCAAACATTTAACCCCCATTTTTGACACTCATCCTACTCCTCCGTTTGTGACGAAAATAAAAGAGGTGAAATTCTTAAGTGCGGACGTTGCCCTAGTTCGAGCGATCGCTGGCATGATTCCTCCAGGCGAAAAAGGACTCAATCCAGATTTCCACACCCACCATACACTGGTCGCAGTTTATGAGGAGGGCCGCTTTCAAATTGAATTGTTCCAAAATACTCCAGCTCAGTTTCATGGCCGCCCAGAACTCGTAAACCAAATGACGGAAGAATTAAATAAAGAAGACTAA
- a CDS encoding DUF4179 domain-containing protein translates to MEELFKKGKKHYQEDYYNEIIHQRIKRSVKESIQTKSNKRKRIVYAASAAVIFLGMLMGSTLFSPSISNVMANFPIIGSLFDGEEPVTEIRDYLRSEKYKIHAVNSNIQQKTYFIEVQGSNDYFQEVKNEIQAKTQTLLKDKGLDAYSVKVAHYSEKQPTTIQKSQELINEEKHIISKLNNMGYSIGLAFYIPQSKSFPVGIREDKQSFDENYSAVKEKVAALLEKYHRKEYNVEVFRYVEGSSIEDVTYEDWALLDKPVRSARVLSSYVEEDLSKENIPYKSVGLNFPNHSLTVEAWGFQTDEKIVHSALPSKIETVDFGNYNVNVNILDKEKLAEGEKARQLSRPLAIALAGQKDLHVKTIGASLQNQMFNIVVSTTLNSESQDKEKAIAEIKDQINEFLSSKEGKQFIQDNDYQIKINDKNGHVIFP, encoded by the coding sequence ATGGAAGAATTATTTAAGAAGGGCAAAAAACATTATCAAGAAGATTATTACAACGAGATCATCCACCAGCGAATTAAAAGAAGCGTGAAAGAATCCATTCAAACTAAATCAAACAAAAGAAAACGAATTGTATATGCAGCTTCAGCTGCAGTGATTTTTCTAGGAATGCTTATGGGATCAACCCTCTTTTCTCCTTCCATTTCGAATGTTATGGCTAACTTCCCGATTATTGGATCTCTATTTGATGGGGAGGAACCTGTGACAGAAATTCGGGACTATTTGAGATCAGAAAAATACAAGATCCATGCAGTAAATTCAAACATTCAACAAAAAACTTATTTCATTGAAGTGCAAGGAAGCAACGACTACTTTCAAGAAGTAAAAAATGAAATTCAAGCCAAAACCCAAACGCTGTTAAAGGATAAAGGTTTGGATGCGTATTCTGTCAAAGTAGCTCATTACTCAGAAAAACAACCGACTACAATTCAAAAGAGTCAGGAGCTCATAAACGAAGAGAAACATATCATATCAAAACTTAATAATATGGGTTATTCCATTGGTTTAGCTTTTTATATCCCTCAATCTAAAAGCTTTCCTGTAGGGATAAGAGAAGATAAGCAGAGCTTTGATGAGAACTACTCGGCTGTTAAAGAAAAAGTTGCTGCACTTCTTGAAAAGTATCATAGAAAGGAATACAACGTAGAGGTCTTTCGGTATGTGGAAGGATCATCCATTGAAGATGTCACTTATGAGGATTGGGCATTACTGGATAAACCAGTAAGAAGCGCAAGGGTGCTCTCCAGCTATGTGGAAGAAGATCTTTCCAAAGAAAACATTCCATATAAAAGCGTTGGGCTCAATTTTCCGAATCATTCCTTAACAGTCGAAGCATGGGGATTTCAAACGGATGAAAAGATAGTCCATTCTGCGCTACCTTCAAAAATTGAAACCGTCGATTTTGGGAATTACAACGTAAACGTAAATATCTTGGATAAGGAAAAATTGGCTGAAGGCGAAAAAGCCCGTCAACTGAGCCGACCATTGGCCATTGCCCTTGCTGGACAAAAAGATTTACATGTAAAAACAATCGGGGCTTCCCTGCAGAACCAAATGTTCAATATTGTAGTTAGCACAACACTAAACTCCGAAAGCCAGGATAAAGAGAAAGCGATCGCAGAAATAAAAGACCAGATAAATGAATTTTTAAGTTCTAAAGAAGGCAAGCAGTTTATCCAAGACAACGACTATCAAATAAAGATAAATGATAAGAATGGACACGTCATTTTCCCTTAA
- a CDS encoding SDR family oxidoreductase, which produces MKRLMNKIAIVTGASRVKGIGTGICRELAKEGADIFFTHWSNYDREMKYFTDDDSNWSKHLIEEIRNFGVRCESMELDLSQPDAPKKLLNEVHDKLGSPSILVNNATHSVNVDFHSINADILDAHYSVNVRGTCLLSVEFARHIEGKHGGRIINMVSGQDKSPEPGNLAYVATKGAVSTFTKSVALELAPLKITVNAVDPGPTNSGWMNSELRENLLPKFPMGRIGEPRDAAKLIVFLASEESEWITGQIIHSDGGFW; this is translated from the coding sequence ATGAAACGATTAATGAATAAGATCGCAATTGTTACTGGCGCTAGTCGAGTAAAAGGTATTGGGACTGGAATATGTCGAGAATTAGCTAAAGAAGGCGCAGACATTTTTTTTACTCATTGGTCTAATTATGATCGTGAAATGAAGTATTTTACTGATGATGATTCCAATTGGTCGAAACATCTTATTGAGGAGATTCGCAACTTTGGAGTACGATGTGAATCTATGGAATTGGATCTTTCACAACCAGATGCCCCAAAGAAACTGCTTAATGAAGTTCATGATAAACTCGGCTCTCCCTCAATTCTTGTAAATAATGCAACACATTCCGTTAACGTGGATTTTCATTCCATAAATGCAGACATTCTAGATGCTCATTATAGCGTGAATGTTAGAGGGACTTGTCTTTTGTCGGTTGAGTTTGCTCGTCATATTGAAGGGAAACATGGTGGTCGAATTATTAACATGGTGTCAGGTCAAGACAAATCACCCGAGCCTGGGAATTTGGCTTATGTAGCAACAAAAGGTGCTGTTTCTACTTTTACTAAATCAGTCGCTCTTGAATTAGCACCACTCAAAATCACGGTTAATGCCGTAGACCCGGGGCCTACTAACAGTGGATGGATGAACAGTGAATTGAGGGAAAACTTATTGCCGAAATTCCCGATGGGCCGAATTGGTGAACCTAGAGATGCTGCAAAGTTGATTGTCTTTTTAGCAAGTGAAGAATCTGAATGGATTACAGGCCAAATTATTCATTCAGATGGAGGGTTCTGGTGA
- a CDS encoding sigma-70 family RNA polymerase sigma factor: MSFQRKENVPDEEMDDLLDEIMDTYSRQVYLLAYSYVKDKGMAEDISQDVFIKVYRQYHHFRGDAALSSWIYRITANRSKDILRRKKLAQLKYPLKYFEKEQHTESTEKTYVKQNQKERILTAVLSLPVKYREVLILYYFHDQPIEQLSETLNEKENTIKTRLSRGREKLKSHPIIREGLI, encoded by the coding sequence ATGTCATTTCAAAGGAAAGAAAATGTCCCCGATGAAGAAATGGACGATCTATTAGATGAAATTATGGATACATATTCTAGGCAAGTCTATTTATTAGCCTATTCCTATGTTAAAGACAAAGGAATGGCTGAGGATATCTCCCAGGATGTGTTTATAAAAGTGTATCGTCAATACCATCATTTCCGGGGAGACGCTGCTCTTTCCTCTTGGATCTATCGCATCACGGCCAACCGGTCCAAAGATATTTTAAGAAGGAAAAAGCTAGCTCAGTTAAAATATCCATTAAAGTATTTTGAAAAAGAGCAGCATACGGAAAGCACGGAAAAGACATATGTGAAACAAAATCAGAAGGAACGAATCTTAACAGCGGTGCTCTCTCTGCCCGTGAAATATCGGGAAGTCCTCATCCTCTACTACTTTCATGACCAGCCTATCGAACAACTAAGTGAGACATTAAACGAAAAGGAAAACACAATCAAGACAAGACTCTCAAGAGGTAGGGAGAAATTGAAATCCCATCCAATCATACGAGAGGGGTTGATTTAA
- a CDS encoding DUF3139 domain-containing protein, whose translation MMNYKKAVIMVGAILLIVGAPLIIYDGLHGNFIRDYLMEKQVKNYLISKGYEVKDISSIEADYNMKLNTKKVKGTFAIVVFKDEPEEKYRYIKMRKSGDIHQECSYYDENTGAYENDFTKKRKHMLKNCY comes from the coding sequence ATGATGAATTATAAAAAAGCAGTAATTATGGTAGGTGCTATCTTGCTAATCGTTGGTGCTCCATTGATTATTTATGATGGATTACACGGTAATTTTATTCGGGACTATCTAATGGAAAAGCAAGTTAAGAATTACTTAATTTCCAAGGGGTATGAAGTAAAAGATATATCATCCATTGAGGCAGATTATAATATGAAGCTTAATACCAAAAAGGTTAAAGGAACATTTGCTATTGTAGTTTTCAAAGATGAACCTGAGGAAAAATACCGTTATATAAAAATGAGGAAGTCAGGAGATATACATCAAGAATGCAGTTACTATGATGAGAATACAGGAGCTTATGAAAATGACTTTACTAAGAAACGCAAGCATATGTTGAAGAATTGTTATTAA
- a CDS encoding helix-turn-helix domain-containing protein: MNNLSNYPDVLDVSDIQEILSIGRRQAYNLANSGEFHVVRVGARIKVSKKIFISWLNGETPSI, translated from the coding sequence ATGAATAACTTAAGTAATTATCCAGACGTGCTAGACGTTTCCGATATCCAAGAGATCTTATCAATTGGAAGAAGGCAAGCCTATAATTTAGCGAATTCAGGAGAATTTCATGTTGTACGAGTAGGAGCGAGAATTAAGGTCTCTAAAAAAATATTTATCAGTTGGTTAAATGGAGAGACACCTAGCATTTAA
- a CDS encoding PadR family transcriptional regulator: protein MSDVNEHVDKLLQELRRGTITIGVLSQLSDPHYGYSLVTTLKSKGIEVEPGTLYPLLRRLEKQGLLKSQWDTNESRPRKYYLLSEIGKEVYERLCDEWKTIASSMEGLINEEENEYGDD, encoded by the coding sequence ATGAGCGATGTAAACGAACACGTAGATAAACTGTTGCAGGAATTACGTAGAGGTACGATCACCATTGGGGTGCTTAGCCAGCTTTCAGACCCGCATTATGGATATTCCCTCGTAACCACCTTAAAATCAAAGGGCATTGAGGTAGAACCAGGGACGCTTTACCCTTTACTCCGCAGACTTGAAAAGCAAGGACTGCTTAAGAGCCAGTGGGATACAAACGAATCACGGCCAAGGAAATATTATTTGCTGAGTGAAATTGGTAAAGAGGTATATGAACGGTTGTGTGATGAGTGGAAGACGATAGCTTCAAGCATGGAAGGGTTAATAAATGAGGAGGAGAACGAATATGGAGATGATTGA
- a CDS encoding phospholipase D-like domain-containing protein: MELFTGAAAALILGSMSYGVYVFTKKEKTVVLEPNKIKYVFSKSSKSPKEKLIEVIDKSKESLDVAIFTFTEKEIAAHICKATKRGVNVRVITDRNQTRDIPRQKENVEKLMEAGIPVKVNDHNGLMHLKITISDKRLTTSGSYNFTYTAEEKNDEVMLVIKDKEMAEEWTKKFDSMWNDSIQFSNYLAQPEEKSA; this comes from the coding sequence ATGGAGTTGTTTACAGGAGCGGCCGCAGCCCTTATCCTTGGATCGATGTCTTACGGCGTCTATGTTTTCACAAAAAAAGAGAAAACCGTCGTCTTAGAACCGAACAAAATTAAGTATGTGTTCTCAAAGTCCAGCAAGTCGCCTAAGGAAAAGCTGATCGAGGTTATTGATAAATCCAAGGAGTCACTAGATGTTGCCATTTTTACCTTTACTGAAAAAGAAATCGCCGCTCATATCTGCAAAGCCACTAAAAGAGGCGTGAACGTCCGCGTCATCACCGACAGGAACCAGACAAGGGATATTCCGAGACAAAAAGAAAATGTAGAGAAACTGATGGAAGCAGGCATTCCCGTCAAAGTGAACGATCATAACGGTCTCATGCATTTGAAGATCACGATTTCAGATAAACGTCTAACCACCTCAGGATCCTATAATTTCACCTACACCGCCGAAGAGAAAAACGATGAAGTCATGCTCGTAATTAAAGACAAGGAAATGGCGGAAGAGTGGACGAAGAAATTCGACAGCATGTGGAATGACAGCATCCAGTTCAGCAATTACCTCGCTCAGCCTGAAGAAAAATCCGCCTAG
- a CDS encoding HAAS signaling domain-containing protein has product MEMIERYIYSVMRRLPQSQRSDIGEELRSLIEDMLLERGTDQNPSEKDVEAVLLELGPPHELALKYGGQRRYLISPELFYFYQIILKIVLVSALVGLSSVFIIEAIINPMDILSYFVDYIVSLVQVGPQAFAWVTLAFALMEYKGIVPDELKKERSQEWSPSQLPAVPDRKKQIKKGETIFGIIVSVFVLIFVIQSNDFIGLPVFANDQLVTIVPFFNLEHYSSFLVLIIIIIGLGILKECVKLLIGKWTKKLAASLLLINLVILVLGVFLLQYGGLWNPEFLQQFSDAAGFKIGSEAYAAAKTIWQQAKLGVLVVFIATVIIETAAAYFKAYRK; this is encoded by the coding sequence ATGGAGATGATTGAGAGGTATATTTATTCGGTCATGCGCAGACTGCCACAGTCCCAACGGTCGGATATTGGAGAGGAATTACGGAGTTTAATAGAAGATATGCTTCTGGAGAGAGGTACGGACCAGAACCCGAGCGAAAAAGATGTGGAAGCCGTTCTGCTGGAGCTTGGTCCTCCTCATGAACTTGCTTTAAAATATGGCGGACAGCGCAGATACCTCATCAGCCCGGAGTTGTTTTATTTTTATCAAATCATATTGAAAATTGTACTCGTTTCCGCACTTGTAGGGCTTAGCAGCGTTTTTATCATTGAAGCCATTATTAATCCCATGGACATTCTCAGCTACTTTGTCGACTACATCGTTTCCTTGGTTCAAGTTGGGCCGCAGGCATTTGCGTGGGTGACGCTTGCTTTTGCCTTAATGGAGTACAAGGGTATCGTTCCTGACGAACTGAAGAAAGAACGAAGCCAGGAATGGTCGCCGTCTCAGCTGCCAGCGGTCCCGGATCGAAAAAAACAAATCAAAAAAGGCGAAACGATTTTTGGAATTATCGTTTCAGTATTCGTTCTTATTTTTGTCATCCAGTCCAACGATTTTATAGGATTGCCTGTTTTTGCAAATGATCAGCTGGTTACCATCGTACCTTTTTTCAACCTCGAGCATTATTCAAGCTTCCTGGTCCTTATCATCATCATCATTGGACTTGGCATTCTTAAAGAGTGTGTCAAGCTGCTCATAGGAAAATGGACGAAAAAGTTAGCCGCCTCCCTTCTCCTCATTAATCTGGTTATACTTGTTCTCGGAGTATTTTTGCTTCAGTATGGAGGATTGTGGAATCCGGAATTTCTTCAGCAGTTTTCTGATGCAGCTGGATTCAAAATTGGCAGTGAGGCTTATGCTGCAGCCAAGACTATTTGGCAGCAAGCAAAGCTGGGAGTGCTTGTCGTTTTTATCGCAACCGTCATCATCGAAACAGCAGCTGCTTATTTCAAAGCCTATCGCAAATAA
- a CDS encoding MFS transporter, whose translation MNKQVFIIAALIFLLSTGGYIAMPMFPVLTDVHSITLFQASCLTGVYIFTQKITPIAFGAAGDLFGYKKISSIGELIRGIGFLSLGVTGNFIALSISAGIAGIGGGLAGPSLQALLMSSGTPSERPKLSSLRSSATKTGLLVGPLLASVVIWTGSINVIFITAGVLYLLGSIGLITLIKGTSPQSPIHKGKAFLDFKQAFQNKRFMRLIIFMVLYYILFAQLFVSLPDYTKQFTNHIQILFLINGITGVILQYPVGIWLSKTKNRQIFVLIGVVSFIFCFSIIGLFHTFTALILGVFVLTIGQMIIVPIIDTSISNYADNSGNMGIYFGISKISDGLGRPIGSMLGGILLQNTPSMVTWYVFSAVGVVMFIYHVIFLQKAI comes from the coding sequence ATGAATAAACAGGTATTTATTATTGCAGCGTTAATATTTTTACTATCTACCGGTGGTTACATCGCTATGCCAATGTTTCCCGTTCTGACTGATGTCCATAGTATTACATTATTTCAAGCGAGTTGTTTAACCGGTGTATATATTTTCACACAAAAAATCACACCTATAGCCTTTGGCGCAGCAGGTGATCTATTTGGTTACAAAAAAATAAGCTCAATAGGTGAACTCATTAGAGGAATAGGCTTTTTATCTCTAGGGGTAACAGGGAATTTTATAGCTTTATCTATCTCTGCAGGTATTGCGGGGATCGGGGGTGGTTTAGCTGGACCATCTTTGCAAGCCCTTTTAATGAGTTCAGGAACCCCCTCTGAACGACCGAAATTATCTTCTTTAAGAAGTAGTGCTACCAAAACTGGACTTCTTGTAGGTCCATTACTTGCTAGTGTTGTCATTTGGACAGGTTCAATAAATGTAATTTTTATCACTGCTGGAGTTCTATATTTATTAGGAAGTATAGGTTTAATTACTTTAATAAAAGGAACTTCCCCCCAATCTCCCATCCATAAGGGGAAAGCATTCCTAGATTTTAAACAGGCTTTTCAGAATAAAAGATTTATGAGATTAATTATTTTTATGGTTTTATATTATATTTTGTTTGCCCAACTCTTTGTTTCATTACCTGACTACACAAAACAATTTACCAATCATATACAAATACTCTTTCTCATTAACGGAATAACAGGAGTTATTTTACAGTATCCTGTTGGAATTTGGTTATCTAAGACAAAAAACAGACAAATATTTGTCTTAATAGGCGTTGTTTCTTTTATATTTTGCTTTTCTATTATAGGTCTATTTCATACGTTTACTGCTTTAATCTTGGGAGTTTTTGTATTAACCATTGGGCAAATGATCATTGTTCCAATTATAGATACATCTATATCAAATTATGCAGATAATAGTGGAAATATGGGGATTTACTTTGGAATTAGTAAAATTTCCGATGGATTAGGGAGACCCATCGGCAGTATGTTAGGAGGTATTCTGCTTCAGAATACACCAAGCATGGTTACTTGGTATGTTTTTTCAGCGGTGGGAGTAGTAATGTTCATTTATCATGTTATATTTTTACAAAAAGCAATTTAG
- a CDS encoding site-specific integrase has product MKGSVKKDGSTWYYVVSLGKKPNGRLNQKKKRGFKTKREATQALNEVIAQYNKGLYIEPSKMLYKEFLTLWLDDKKMNVQTSTFESYRLLVDVHISPFLGHIGLSKLNPMMINNFYSFLSNEKGLSGTTIQRIHTLVKDSLKKTVEWELLIKNPTENIKRPKASKNEVTVWTIDQVHKFLNVAESDPLFMAFHLAIATGMRQGEILGVRWTDLDWDKKLIMIRQTLSHDGKELKSGAKSKSGKRTITLPDETIHLLKKHKGKMDNSRSLIEDIYNDHNLIVCTELGSPINPSNLTRTFKRLTDKANLNKIRFHDLRHTHATILLLQNVNPKVVSERLGHSDVRLTLDTYSHLLPNMQREAADKIHEALFN; this is encoded by the coding sequence ATGAAAGGATCTGTAAAAAAAGATGGTTCTACCTGGTACTACGTAGTCTCATTAGGAAAGAAACCGAACGGCAGATTAAATCAGAAGAAAAAAAGAGGTTTTAAGACCAAAAGGGAAGCCACTCAAGCTTTAAATGAAGTAATTGCACAATATAATAAAGGTCTATATATCGAGCCATCCAAAATGCTATATAAAGAATTTTTAACCTTATGGCTTGATGATAAAAAAATGAACGTCCAAACATCCACCTTTGAATCGTACAGACTTCTTGTTGATGTGCATATCTCCCCTTTTCTTGGTCATATTGGTTTATCAAAACTAAACCCAATGATGATTAATAACTTTTACAGTTTCTTATCTAATGAAAAAGGCTTATCAGGTACAACAATCCAAAGAATCCATACGCTCGTTAAAGACTCGTTAAAGAAAACCGTAGAATGGGAGCTTCTTATTAAAAACCCTACAGAAAACATTAAGCGACCAAAAGCTTCAAAAAATGAGGTCACCGTCTGGACCATTGATCAGGTTCATAAATTTCTAAATGTTGCTGAAAGTGATCCTTTATTCATGGCATTCCATTTAGCCATCGCAACAGGAATGCGTCAAGGTGAAATACTTGGGGTTAGATGGACAGATTTAGATTGGGACAAAAAATTAATAATGATTAGACAAACGTTATCTCATGACGGGAAAGAGTTAAAATCTGGAGCGAAATCAAAGTCCGGAAAACGTACCATTACCCTCCCCGATGAGACAATACATTTGCTCAAAAAGCATAAGGGAAAAATGGATAACTCTCGATCTCTCATTGAAGATATTTACAATGACCATAATCTAATTGTTTGCACAGAATTAGGCAGCCCTATTAATCCCAGTAATTTAACTCGTACTTTCAAAAGGCTTACTGACAAAGCGAACTTGAATAAGATCCGATTTCACGATTTGCGCCACACTCACGCAACGATCTTGCTATTACAAAACGTAAATCCTAAAGTAGTATCTGAACGCCTTGGGCATTCCGATGTTCGATTAACATTAGATACCTATAGTCATTTACTACCTAACATGCAAAGAGAAGCAGCTGACAAAATACATGAGGCTCTTTTTAACTAA
- a CDS encoding VOC family protein → MKLLQIRLLVKDFRKSVSFYKNQLELPISLYEEDMEYALFNTGETKIELLPRNMMAEGVGEGNKPVDADTQSSFLFQFKVEDVDKAYKHLCEKDILFVNEPHERTEWGARIAHLRDPDGNLIEIYTMLGRDE, encoded by the coding sequence TTGAAACTACTGCAAATTAGACTTTTGGTCAAAGATTTTAGAAAAAGCGTTTCGTTTTACAAAAATCAGCTGGAATTGCCAATTAGCCTGTATGAGGAAGACATGGAGTATGCCCTCTTTAACACGGGAGAAACCAAAATTGAGCTTTTACCACGAAATATGATGGCTGAAGGAGTCGGTGAAGGAAATAAACCTGTAGATGCGGATACACAATCATCATTCTTATTTCAATTTAAAGTGGAAGATGTCGATAAGGCTTACAAGCATCTTTGTGAAAAGGACATTTTGTTTGTGAACGAGCCTCATGAACGTACAGAGTGGGGCGCTCGAATTGCACATTTGCGTGATCCAGATGGAAACTTGATTGAAATTTATACAATGCTGGGGAGAGACGAATAA